In Archangium violaceum, the following are encoded in one genomic region:
- a CDS encoding bifunctional serine/threonine-protein kinase/formylglycine-generating enzyme family protein gives MGPPNAKDAPEDRTETIAGLDPKASPTPNTPPPPAETWTPPTEFNEFRLERMLARGGMGVVYLAHDTSLGRPVAVKFIASGQPEPLVREYFETEARAIARLQHPNVVTVFRVGAVGDHPYIVSEYVAGRTLAELALPIPWRRVLTLGVGLARGLAAAHRQGVLHRDIKPSNALVTDGGEVKLLDFGLAEQFEPGESSRSAGAHPPAGTPHYMAPEVLRGAPATPQSDLYSLGLTLYKLCTGRLPRRASPEKNPKPEFERGVDPDFAAIILRCLAPDPAERFASADLLREALERLEQLHAATPLAEGNPYRGLAPFEAEHRALFFGRDADIRTVLERLRNQSLTLVAGDSGVGKSSLCRAGVLPRAAANAVDEGREVYTVTLWPGHRPLQALAAALAPLLGRKESEFLTALTDTPHWLGQTLREAYPGKRGLLLFVDQLEELITLAESSQAVRFARILQELALPSVGVRVLLAVRGDFLTRVCALPGLGDEAERALYILRPMSPEGVREAIVGPARGRGVVFESEELLQTLVASTAQGMGSLPLLQFALAELWERRNPAQARITRAALDEMGGVAGALSRHADGVLASLRPAEQQAARRLLLQLVTAEGTRGERGEEELVAASDDASRAALHALIEGRLLHARTTGGKARYGIAHDSLITSWGTLRNWLDDDIGHRAVRQRVEEASAEWERLGHARDALWGQRQLDETRPLAPTSLGPREHAFLQASRRALSLQRWGQTLAVLLGVLSLAALYGGLRLQAYREDARFVAAAMGTAKQALDEGRALGEQARARREEALALFDNRSPASFSPVASSSPHELWQSAERRWAEALDLLEKSNTALVSADQSLEKALEREYGHGEARRLLIEVTHERMLLAEDFHQQQARDELMRRLKQLIDRAGDGDKWRQRLSAPAELELVTEPPGASIQVERYLPDARGVLRLEPGPNLGPTPLTRAQLPAGSYLLHLTLPGRAPVGLPLLLTRGKSERVHLVLPTRVPSGYAYIPPGCFLLGTAEPEKIRKFLHSTPLHRSCFDEGYLIGRTEVTFGDWVTYLDSLPPDAAARRLLEQPRMGAFGAITLRHQRGAGWVFSFHRASDDVLTAREGETFRYSARPQRDTADWRLFPLSGVSAEDLVGYFFWLDRSGRLPGARLCGEHEWERAARGADGREYPHGDRLLPEDANIDTTYDRQPKAFGPDMVGSYPVSTSPFGLVDMAGNAYELTRPVTPELGRIALRGGAWYYDGLVALVANRSAGEPTQRDATIGVRVCASVSTR, from the coding sequence ATGGGTCCGCCAAATGCGAAGGACGCTCCGGAGGACCGGACCGAGACGATTGCCGGGCTCGACCCGAAAGCGTCTCCCACGCCCAACACACCCCCGCCACCGGCGGAGACCTGGACTCCCCCCACCGAGTTCAACGAGTTCCGCCTGGAGCGCATGCTCGCTCGCGGTGGCATGGGCGTCGTCTATCTCGCCCACGACACCTCCCTGGGACGCCCCGTCGCGGTGAAGTTCATCGCCTCGGGCCAACCCGAGCCCCTGGTGCGCGAGTACTTCGAGACGGAGGCGCGCGCCATCGCCCGCCTGCAGCACCCCAACGTCGTCACCGTGTTTCGCGTCGGCGCGGTCGGCGACCACCCGTACATCGTCTCCGAGTACGTCGCCGGCCGGACCCTCGCGGAGCTCGCCCTCCCCATTCCCTGGCGGCGGGTCCTCACGCTCGGCGTGGGCCTGGCCCGGGGGCTCGCGGCGGCCCACCGGCAGGGCGTGCTCCACCGGGACATCAAGCCCTCCAACGCCCTGGTCACCGATGGGGGCGAGGTGAAGCTGCTCGACTTCGGGCTGGCCGAGCAGTTCGAGCCGGGCGAGTCCTCGCGCTCCGCCGGTGCGCACCCGCCCGCGGGCACGCCCCACTACATGGCGCCCGAGGTCCTCCGCGGCGCGCCGGCCACCCCCCAGAGCGACCTCTATTCGCTCGGCCTGACCCTCTACAAGCTGTGCACGGGCAGGCTCCCGCGTCGTGCCTCTCCGGAGAAGAACCCCAAGCCCGAATTCGAGCGGGGCGTGGATCCGGACTTCGCGGCCATCATCCTGCGGTGCCTCGCGCCCGACCCGGCCGAACGCTTCGCCTCGGCCGACCTGCTGCGCGAGGCCCTGGAGCGACTCGAGCAGCTCCACGCCGCCACGCCGCTCGCCGAGGGCAATCCCTACCGGGGCCTGGCGCCCTTCGAGGCCGAGCATCGGGCGCTCTTCTTCGGACGCGACGCCGACATCCGCACCGTGCTCGAGCGCTTGCGCAACCAATCCCTGACGCTCGTCGCGGGAGACTCCGGGGTCGGCAAGTCCTCGCTGTGCCGTGCCGGGGTGCTCCCCCGGGCAGCCGCCAACGCCGTGGACGAGGGCCGTGAAGTCTACACGGTCACGCTCTGGCCCGGTCACCGGCCGCTCCAGGCCCTCGCCGCCGCGCTCGCGCCACTGCTCGGCAGGAAGGAGTCGGAGTTCCTCACCGCCCTGACGGACACCCCGCACTGGCTCGGCCAGACACTGCGCGAGGCGTACCCGGGCAAGCGCGGCCTGCTCCTCTTCGTCGACCAGCTCGAGGAGCTCATCACGCTGGCCGAGTCCAGCCAGGCGGTGCGCTTCGCCCGCATCCTCCAAGAGCTCGCCCTGCCCTCGGTGGGGGTGCGCGTGCTGCTGGCGGTGCGCGGCGACTTCCTCACGCGCGTGTGCGCCCTGCCCGGCCTGGGCGACGAGGCCGAGCGGGCGCTCTACATCCTCCGTCCCATGTCCCCCGAGGGGGTGCGCGAGGCCATCGTCGGCCCGGCGCGCGGCCGCGGCGTGGTCTTCGAGTCCGAGGAGCTCCTCCAGACGCTCGTCGCCTCCACGGCGCAAGGCATGGGCAGCCTGCCCCTGCTCCAGTTCGCGCTCGCCGAGCTGTGGGAGCGGCGCAACCCGGCGCAGGCCCGCATCACCCGGGCGGCGCTCGACGAGATGGGCGGCGTGGCCGGAGCGCTGTCGCGGCACGCCGACGGGGTGCTCGCGAGTCTGCGCCCGGCCGAGCAACAGGCGGCACGGCGGCTGCTCCTCCAGCTCGTGACCGCGGAGGGCACGCGCGGAGAGCGCGGTGAGGAGGAGCTCGTCGCGGCCTCGGACGACGCCTCCCGCGCCGCCCTTCACGCGCTCATCGAGGGCCGGCTCCTCCACGCCAGGACCACGGGTGGCAAGGCCCGCTACGGCATCGCCCATGACTCGCTCATCACCAGCTGGGGCACGTTGCGCAACTGGCTCGACGACGACATCGGCCATCGCGCGGTGCGCCAGCGCGTGGAGGAGGCGAGCGCCGAGTGGGAGCGATTGGGACACGCCAGGGACGCCCTGTGGGGGCAGCGGCAGCTCGACGAGACACGCCCGCTCGCGCCCACGAGCCTGGGCCCCCGTGAGCACGCCTTCCTGCAGGCCTCTCGCCGTGCCTTGAGCCTCCAGCGGTGGGGCCAGACCCTGGCCGTGCTCCTCGGGGTGCTCTCCCTCGCCGCCCTCTATGGAGGGTTGCGCCTGCAGGCGTACCGCGAGGACGCGCGCTTCGTCGCCGCGGCGATGGGCACCGCGAAGCAAGCGCTCGACGAGGGCCGCGCCCTGGGAGAGCAGGCCCGGGCCCGGCGCGAGGAGGCGCTCGCGCTGTTCGACAACCGGTCTCCCGCGTCCTTCAGCCCGGTAGCCTCCTCCAGCCCTCACGAGCTCTGGCAGAGCGCCGAACGACGGTGGGCCGAGGCGCTCGACCTGCTCGAGAAGAGCAACACGGCCCTGGTCAGCGCCGACCAATCCCTCGAGAAGGCGCTCGAGCGTGAGTACGGTCATGGGGAGGCGCGACGGCTCCTCATCGAGGTCACCCATGAGCGCATGCTCCTGGCCGAGGACTTCCACCAGCAGCAAGCGCGCGACGAGCTGATGCGGCGCCTGAAGCAGTTGATCGACCGCGCGGGCGACGGGGACAAGTGGAGGCAGCGGCTCTCGGCCCCGGCCGAGCTCGAGCTCGTGACCGAGCCCCCGGGGGCGAGCATCCAGGTCGAGCGCTACCTCCCGGACGCGCGAGGGGTGCTGCGCCTCGAGCCTGGCCCGAACCTCGGCCCGACGCCCCTCACCCGCGCGCAGCTGCCCGCGGGCTCCTATCTCCTCCACCTCACCCTGCCCGGCCGCGCTCCGGTCGGCCTGCCCCTGCTCCTCACCCGGGGCAAGAGCGAGCGCGTCCACCTCGTGCTCCCCACCCGCGTGCCTTCCGGCTACGCCTACATCCCGCCCGGCTGCTTCCTGCTGGGCACCGCCGAGCCGGAGAAGATCCGCAAGTTCTTGCACAGCACCCCCCTGCACCGCTCCTGCTTCGACGAGGGATACCTGATCGGCCGGACGGAGGTGACCTTCGGCGATTGGGTGACCTACCTGGACAGCCTCCCGCCGGACGCGGCGGCCAGACGCCTCCTCGAGCAGCCACGCATGGGCGCCTTCGGGGCGATCACCCTGCGGCATCAGCGCGGCGCGGGCTGGGTCTTCTCCTTCCATCGCGCGTCCGACGACGTCCTCACCGCTCGGGAGGGAGAGACCTTCCGTTACTCCGCCCGCCCCCAACGCGACACCGCCGACTGGCGCCTGTTTCCCCTCTCCGGTGTCTCCGCCGAGGACCTGGTGGGCTATTTCTTCTGGCTGGACCGCTCGGGACGTCTGCCAGGGGCGCGCTTGTGCGGCGAGCACGAGTGGGAGCGCGCCGCCCGGGGCGCCGACGGCCGCGAGTACCCGCATGGGGACCGGCTCCTGCCCGAGGATGCCAACATCGACACGACGTACGACCGGCAGCCCAAGGCCTTCGGGCCCGACATGGTCGGCTCCTACCCGGTGTCGACGAGCCCCTTCGGACTCGTCGACATGGCCGGCAACGCGTACGAGCTCACACGGCCCGTGACACCGGAGCTCGGGCGTATCGCCCTGCGCGGTGGGGCCTGGTACTACGACGGGCTCGTCGCGCTCGTGGCCAACCGCTCGGCGGGCGAGCCCACCCAACGCGACGCCACGATCGGCGTGCGCGTCTGCGCATCGGTCTCCACGCGCTGA
- a CDS encoding ADYC domain-containing protein produces the protein MNAWNKSLVASVCLLFTAPAFSASPAPVTPVSKAERYARRCQSHASDRGRMPQGTALWGTRSTWKSKQQGDERSSVLVSVDLSTPLLTDASVKSLRLENGHLVASPQSATSLVGTVLQGTSSQGKPVEVALCGAEPAPEDPDMVWYRVEAWNPVAQEWENPCVANDTVTDPRAMAVGGVWDASGAHHDVSGKLTLACETGVITKCIRWGYKPWASRGGQSLAELHQACTRMARADYCGNGRSHTHDGTIIDIYDRVGVLSMTREASAGWDPARASFEAAWGPDGATCLSRTRDGRALETILKECPGRFHVGEPVELGQEDRCTARRADLNVETVMLRNRSYEGQKGATAQAGGQ, from the coding sequence ATGAACGCTTGGAACAAGTCCCTTGTCGCCTCGGTGTGTCTGCTGTTCACCGCGCCCGCGTTCTCCGCGAGCCCGGCCCCGGTGACCCCGGTGTCCAAGGCCGAGCGGTACGCGCGCCGCTGCCAGAGCCATGCTTCGGACCGCGGCCGGATGCCCCAGGGAACGGCGCTGTGGGGCACCCGGTCGACGTGGAAGTCCAAGCAGCAGGGCGACGAGCGGAGCAGCGTGCTCGTGTCGGTCGACCTGAGCACCCCGCTCCTCACCGATGCCAGCGTGAAGAGCCTGCGGCTGGAGAACGGGCACCTGGTGGCCTCGCCCCAGTCGGCCACCAGTCTGGTGGGCACCGTGCTCCAGGGCACCTCCAGTCAGGGCAAGCCCGTGGAGGTCGCCCTGTGCGGAGCCGAGCCCGCCCCCGAGGATCCGGACATGGTGTGGTACCGCGTCGAGGCGTGGAACCCGGTGGCGCAGGAGTGGGAGAACCCGTGCGTGGCCAACGACACCGTGACGGACCCGCGGGCGATGGCGGTGGGCGGTGTGTGGGACGCCAGCGGGGCGCACCACGACGTGTCGGGCAAGCTGACCCTGGCGTGTGAGACCGGCGTCATCACCAAGTGCATCCGCTGGGGTTACAAACCCTGGGCCAGCCGAGGCGGACAATCCCTGGCGGAGCTGCACCAGGCCTGCACCCGCATGGCTCGCGCGGACTACTGCGGCAACGGCCGGAGTCACACGCACGACGGCACCATCATCGACATCTATGACAGGGTGGGCGTGCTCTCGATGACCCGGGAGGCCTCCGCGGGATGGGATCCGGCGCGCGCCTCCTTCGAGGCGGCCTGGGGGCCTGACGGGGCCACGTGTCTCTCGCGCACCCGGGATGGGCGGGCGCTGGAGACGATCCTCAAGGAGTGCCCGGGACGCTTCCACGTGGGCGAGCCGGTGGAGTTGGGGCAGGAGGACCGCTGCACCGCGAGGCGCGCGGACCTCAACGTGGAGACGGTGATGCTGCGCAACCGCTCGTACGAAGGCCAGAAGGGCGCCACGGCTCAGGCCGGGGGCCAGTAG
- a CDS encoding CHAT domain-containing tetratricopeptide repeat protein translates to MWRVIGWMTLVVLCSAAGGDAGVEPTDARLVEARAALDEADKLQRAGKYAEALVKGEHALTLRETVLGGTHPQVASCLKHLGRLSLLHGDFERAEPLIQRALAIYEATLGEHHPNVAQTLDTLAALYFMQGLYDRAEPLIQRALVIHEASLGEHHPNVAFALNMLAALYTSQGLSDRAEPLFQRSLASLEASLGEHHPNITLVLNNLATLYIAQGLYARAEPFYQRTLSIQEASLGKHHPDVAISLNNLAGLYFNQGLYDRAEPFYQRALSIREASLGEHHPDVATAINNLANVYIAQGLYNRVDEPRVQRALARLEAALGLQHPDVAHTLNTLATLYKEQGLYARAEPFYQRSLSIREAALGLRHPDVAESLNDLAQLRLAQHRLADALPLLTRAFSLSEQRLRQEALGFSESRLADFLQHLRTKEEVLYALLHAHPGNTHVQRLALSAVLLRKGRSIEETSSTSRAILRGLGPQDRETFERLRALRTQLASLSLQGPGSRAPADYQRNLKDLADQGDALETNLARHSTPLRALSALPAPDDIVDRVAAALPKDSALVEFVAYTNRPLVPKPGTPPSKRPSQPRYLALVLFPDARIRAIDLGPAASIDSAAAHLSNAFAERDGAYLSASQALYALAFKPLLPLLGSTRRLFLAPDGQLALVPFAALHDGTSFLLDSFDFSYLTSGKDLLPRPQDNTASDSVVVLADPSFGSPPATSTASPVEASAIAQRSASLEGFFSTLRADLANQPWPPLPGTRQEAQAIQHLLPQAQLFLGTAATKQRLLQLPAPAVLHIATHGFFLEDSSSPSGSRALVASSSGGSPAPPPPDPLLRSGLVLTGAQSLAPSSPESSQPRSGNSLVTALELASLDLWGTQLVVLSACDTGRGDVKLGQGVYGLRRSLVIAGAETVVMSLWKVNDDSTRLLMESYYRHLLAGSGRAEALRQAMRSLRQSHPHPHYWAPFIALGSDSPLRLPAPLPLHLPPVSTELAGLSAPGGT, encoded by the coding sequence ATGTGGCGAGTGATTGGATGGATGACGCTGGTCGTCTTGTGCAGTGCCGCCGGAGGCGATGCCGGCGTGGAGCCCACGGATGCGCGGCTGGTGGAGGCACGGGCCGCGTTGGACGAGGCGGATAAGCTGCAAAGGGCCGGCAAGTACGCCGAGGCCCTGGTGAAAGGCGAACATGCGCTCACCTTGCGAGAAACCGTGCTCGGCGGCACACATCCACAGGTGGCTTCTTGCCTGAAGCATCTGGGCAGGCTCTCTCTGCTGCATGGGGATTTCGAGCGGGCCGAGCCTCTCATCCAGCGCGCTCTCGCCATTTACGAAGCAACCCTCGGTGAGCACCATCCCAACGTCGCCCAGACGCTCGACACTCTCGCCGCCCTCTACTTCATGCAGGGGTTGTATGACCGAGCCGAGCCTCTCATCCAGCGCGCTCTCGTCATTCATGAAGCCTCCCTCGGCGAGCACCATCCAAACGTCGCCTTCGCGCTCAACATGCTCGCCGCCCTCTACACTTCGCAGGGATTATCCGACCGGGCCGAGCCCCTCTTTCAGCGCTCTCTCGCCAGCCTGGAAGCCTCCCTCGGCGAGCACCATCCAAACATCACCCTCGTGCTCAACAATCTCGCCACCCTCTACATCGCGCAGGGATTGTACGCTCGGGCCGAGCCCTTCTATCAGCGCACTCTCTCCATTCAGGAAGCCTCCCTCGGCAAGCACCATCCAGACGTCGCCATCTCGCTCAACAACCTCGCCGGTCTCTACTTCAATCAAGGGTTGTATGACCGGGCCGAGCCCTTCTATCAGCGCGCTCTCTCCATTCGGGAAGCCTCCCTCGGCGAGCACCATCCAGACGTCGCCACTGCCATCAACAACCTCGCCAACGTCTACATCGCGCAGGGATTGTACAACCGGGTCGACGAGCCCCGCGTCCAGCGCGCACTCGCCAGGCTGGAAGCAGCCCTCGGCCTGCAACATCCCGACGTCGCCCACACGCTCAACACCCTCGCCACCCTCTACAAGGAGCAGGGATTGTACGCTCGGGCCGAGCCCTTCTATCAGCGCTCTCTCTCCATTCGGGAAGCCGCCCTCGGCCTGCGACATCCCGACGTCGCCGAGTCCCTCAACGACCTGGCTCAACTGCGCCTTGCCCAGCACCGCCTCGCCGACGCACTGCCGCTGCTGACGCGTGCTTTCTCCCTCTCCGAGCAACGCCTGCGCCAGGAGGCCCTCGGCTTCTCCGAGTCCCGCCTGGCGGACTTCCTCCAACATCTCCGCACCAAGGAGGAGGTCCTCTACGCCCTGCTGCACGCTCACCCGGGTAACACACACGTTCAGCGTCTGGCCCTCTCCGCCGTGCTTCTTCGCAAGGGCCGCTCCATCGAGGAGACCTCCAGCACCTCCCGCGCCATCCTGCGCGGCCTCGGCCCCCAGGACCGCGAGACCTTCGAGCGCCTGCGCGCCCTGCGCACCCAGCTCGCCTCCCTCTCGCTCCAAGGCCCTGGCTCGCGCGCTCCTGCTGACTACCAGAGGAACCTGAAGGACCTGGCCGACCAGGGCGATGCGCTCGAAACCAACCTGGCCAGGCACTCGACGCCCCTGCGCGCCCTGTCCGCTCTTCCCGCGCCCGACGACATCGTCGACCGGGTCGCCGCTGCCCTCCCCAAGGACAGCGCTCTCGTCGAGTTCGTTGCCTACACGAACCGGCCTCTCGTTCCCAAGCCCGGCACTCCCCCATCAAAGCGGCCCTCCCAGCCGCGCTACCTGGCCTTGGTTCTTTTTCCGGATGCTCGCATCCGTGCCATCGATCTCGGCCCCGCTGCTTCCATCGACAGTGCTGCCGCCCATCTGAGCAATGCCTTCGCCGAACGCGACGGCGCCTACCTCTCTGCTTCCCAGGCGCTCTACGCGCTCGCCTTCAAGCCCCTGCTGCCGCTCCTGGGCTCCACGCGCCGCCTCTTCCTCGCCCCGGACGGGCAGCTGGCCCTGGTGCCCTTCGCCGCGCTCCACGACGGCACTTCCTTCCTCCTCGACTCCTTCGACTTCTCCTACCTCACCTCGGGCAAGGACCTGTTGCCTCGCCCCCAGGACAACACCGCCTCTGATTCCGTCGTTGTCCTCGCCGACCCATCCTTCGGCTCACCACCGGCCACCTCGACCGCCTCTCCCGTGGAAGCGTCTGCGATTGCCCAGCGCTCCGCTTCTCTGGAGGGCTTCTTCTCCACTCTCCGGGCAGACCTGGCCAACCAACCCTGGCCTCCTCTTCCCGGCACTCGCCAGGAGGCCCAGGCCATCCAGCACCTGCTTCCCCAGGCCCAGCTCTTCCTCGGCACGGCGGCCACCAAGCAGCGTCTGCTCCAACTGCCCGCCCCCGCCGTCCTCCACATCGCCACTCACGGCTTCTTCCTCGAGGACTCCTCCTCTCCCTCCGGCTCACGCGCCCTCGTCGCTTCCAGCAGTGGCGGCTCCCCCGCGCCTCCTCCGCCCGACCCCCTGCTGCGCTCCGGCCTCGTCCTCACCGGCGCGCAATCCCTTGCGCCCTCCTCTCCTGAATCCTCCCAGCCCCGCTCTGGCAACTCCCTCGTCACCGCTCTGGAATTGGCCAGCCTCGACCTGTGGGGCACCCAGCTCGTCGTCCTCTCCGCCTGCGATACCGGCCGCGGTGACGTCAAGCTCGGCCAGGGGGTCTATGGCCTGCGCCGCTCCCTCGTCATCGCTGGCGCGGAGACCGTCGTCATGAGCCTGTGGAAGGTCAACGATGACTCCACCCGCCTCCTCATGGAGTCCTACTACCGCCACCTCCTGGCCGGCTCGGGTCGCGCGGAGGCACTGCGACAGGCCATGCGCTCCCTACGCCAGTCCCATCCCCATCCTCACTACTGGGCTCCCTTCATCGCCCTGGGCAGCGACTCCCCTCTGCGCCTCCCCGCCCCTCTTCCTCTTCACCTGCCCCCTGTCTCCACGGAGCTCGCGGGGCTCTCCGCGCCGGGTGGAACATGA
- a CDS encoding DUF72 domain-containing protein: MTEAEAERQRILERRARRQARREQQRAQNVGRAKRMHEARLAYERELAEEGVSSGKVARPGPRGERTEIHVGCSGWFYWHWRDGFYPPGMPSSRWFEHYADQFKTVELNAPFYSWPTVATVNTWLRQAGRRKFLYTVKVSELITHVKRFSGTKTLVRDFGHIADLLGPRMGCFLFQLPPSYHYTPARLKTILAQLDPSRRNVVEFRHKSWWNERVFDAFREAKAVFCSCSGPRLPDELVRTADDVYVRFHGTKRWYRHDYSKEELAVWVRRIRESGAKRVWAYFNNDRECYAIKNARELLRQLKRGGER, from the coding sequence GTGACAGAGGCGGAGGCGGAGCGTCAGCGGATCCTCGAACGACGGGCGCGGCGGCAGGCCCGGCGGGAGCAGCAACGGGCGCAGAACGTCGGCCGCGCGAAGCGGATGCACGAGGCCCGTCTGGCCTACGAGCGGGAGCTGGCCGAGGAGGGCGTTTCCTCCGGGAAGGTGGCCAGGCCGGGGCCACGAGGCGAGCGGACGGAGATTCACGTCGGCTGCTCGGGGTGGTTCTACTGGCACTGGCGGGATGGCTTCTACCCGCCGGGGATGCCGAGCAGCCGGTGGTTCGAGCACTACGCCGACCAATTCAAGACGGTGGAGCTCAACGCCCCGTTCTACTCCTGGCCCACGGTGGCGACGGTGAACACGTGGCTGCGGCAGGCGGGGCGGCGGAAGTTCCTCTACACCGTGAAGGTGTCGGAGCTCATCACGCACGTGAAGCGGTTCTCCGGAACGAAGACGCTCGTGCGGGACTTCGGGCACATCGCGGACCTCCTCGGCCCGCGCATGGGGTGCTTCCTCTTCCAGTTGCCGCCCAGCTACCACTACACGCCGGCACGGTTGAAGACGATCCTCGCCCAGCTGGATCCCTCGCGGCGCAACGTGGTGGAGTTTCGTCACAAGAGCTGGTGGAACGAGCGGGTGTTCGACGCCTTCCGGGAGGCGAAGGCGGTCTTCTGCTCGTGCAGCGGCCCGCGGTTGCCGGATGAGCTGGTGCGCACGGCGGACGACGTGTACGTGCGCTTCCACGGGACGAAGCGGTGGTACCGCCACGACTACTCGAAGGAGGAGCTGGCGGTATGGGTCCGGCGCATCCGCGAGAGCGGGGCGAAGCGCGTCTGGGCGTACTTCAACAACGATCGGGAGTGCTACGCCATCAAGAACGCGCGGGAGCTCCTCCGGCAGTTGAAGCGGGGCGGCGAACGGTGA
- the ypfJ gene encoding KPN_02809 family neutral zinc metallopeptidase gives MKWQGGRRSSNIEDRRGMRAGRPLAVGGGAGALVLALLFMLFGGDPEQLPSGSSGPSGQVGIGGSGAQVDPAQAELEDFVSVILADTEDTWPDLLASQGVRYAEPRLVLFSDAVESSCGFQESAVGPFYCPLDQRVYLDLTFFNELDRRFDAPGDFARAYVVAHEVGHHVQNLLGISDKVHSMRGRMGQADANALSVLQELQADCFAGIWAHHAQRQRQVLEAGDVEEGLNAASAIGDDTLQRRASGRVMPESFTHGSSEQRVRWFRRGLEQGTLEACDTFGAASGKKGR, from the coding sequence ATGAAGTGGCAAGGGGGTCGTCGCAGCTCGAACATCGAGGACCGGCGCGGCATGCGCGCGGGGCGTCCGCTGGCGGTCGGGGGCGGCGCCGGGGCGCTGGTGTTGGCGCTCTTGTTCATGCTGTTCGGTGGTGACCCCGAGCAGCTCCCGTCCGGCTCGAGCGGCCCCTCGGGGCAGGTGGGCATCGGCGGCTCGGGAGCGCAGGTGGATCCCGCGCAGGCGGAGCTCGAGGACTTCGTCTCCGTCATCCTCGCGGACACCGAGGACACCTGGCCCGACCTGCTCGCGTCCCAGGGCGTGCGCTATGCCGAGCCGCGCCTGGTCCTCTTCTCGGACGCGGTGGAGTCCTCCTGCGGCTTCCAGGAGAGCGCGGTGGGTCCCTTCTACTGTCCGTTGGACCAGCGCGTGTACCTGGACCTCACCTTCTTCAACGAGCTCGACCGCCGCTTCGACGCTCCCGGTGACTTCGCTCGTGCCTACGTGGTGGCGCACGAGGTGGGTCACCATGTGCAGAACCTGCTCGGCATCTCCGACAAGGTTCATTCGATGCGCGGCCGGATGGGACAGGCGGACGCCAACGCCCTGTCCGTGCTGCAGGAGCTGCAAGCGGATTGCTTCGCCGGCATCTGGGCCCACCATGCGCAGCGACAGCGCCAGGTGCTCGAGGCTGGGGACGTCGAGGAGGGCCTGAACGCGGCCTCGGCCATCGGTGACGACACGCTGCAGCGACGCGCGAGCGGCCGGGTCATGCCCGAGTCCTTCACCCATGGCTCCTCCGAGCAGCGCGTCAGGTGGTTCCGCCGCGGGCTCGAGCAGGGCACCCTCGAGGCGTGCGACACCTTCGGCGCGGCGTCCGGCAAGAAGGGACGTTGA
- a CDS encoding alpha/beta fold hydrolase: MKSKGPKMTAVPGPAGRLMATVEGDGGIPVLFVHDLAGDRSHWAETQHGLATLSVAFDLRGMGESGGAHGPFGVEAAVEDVAAVADALVPEKFLLVGHGFGAAVAGAFAAYYPERLCGLLYVEAAGDLRQKPKAEADAWLENFSEAKYGAFHEHWLAPLLLEAKETTRVLVMKTLRTSRREAIAGNQESLFGHDPNEAFERFTGPTHALVAATGPETLVAQRPTLSRSVAPHASHWLMLDSPQWFHGELVRFLGRCKHGH; this comes from the coding sequence ATGAAGAGCAAGGGCCCGAAGATGACGGCCGTCCCTGGACCCGCGGGACGGCTGATGGCGACAGTGGAGGGCGACGGCGGCATTCCCGTCCTCTTCGTGCACGACCTCGCCGGCGATCGGTCGCACTGGGCCGAGACGCAGCACGGCCTGGCGACCCTCAGCGTCGCGTTCGACCTGCGCGGGATGGGCGAGAGCGGTGGTGCCCATGGCCCCTTCGGCGTGGAGGCGGCGGTGGAGGATGTCGCCGCCGTCGCCGACGCGCTGGTCCCCGAGAAGTTCCTCCTGGTGGGCCACGGCTTCGGGGCCGCGGTGGCCGGTGCCTTCGCCGCGTACTACCCCGAGCGGCTCTGCGGGCTCCTCTACGTCGAGGCGGCGGGCGACCTGCGCCAGAAGCCCAAGGCCGAGGCGGACGCCTGGCTCGAGAACTTCAGCGAAGCGAAGTATGGGGCCTTCCACGAACACTGGCTGGCGCCGCTGCTCCTCGAGGCGAAGGAGACGACGCGCGTGCTGGTGATGAAGACGCTGCGCACCTCGCGGCGGGAAGCCATCGCCGGAAACCAGGAGTCGCTCTTCGGCCACGACCCGAACGAGGCCTTCGAGCGCTTCACGGGGCCCACTCACGCGCTGGTGGCGGCCACCGGCCCGGAGACGCTGGTGGCCCAGCGGCCCACCCTGTCTCGCTCCGTTGCGCCGCACGCCAGTCACTGGCTGATGCTGGACTCGCCACAGTGGTTCCACGGAGAACTGGTCCGCTTCCTCGGCCGGTGCAAGCACGGTCACTGA